A genomic window from Gossypium hirsutum isolate 1008001.06 chromosome D10, Gossypium_hirsutum_v2.1, whole genome shotgun sequence includes:
- the LOC107913857 gene encoding uncharacterized protein isoform X1, producing MVSGARTEGHISARVSKTIQSIKEIVGNHSDDDIYVALKEANMDPNETAQKLLHQDTFHLVRRKRDRKKESIGYQGSMDPRKFSENAGQVMKFRTYPERGSRRGGYSRNTLPDARVNREFRVVRDNRVNQNANKDTKPPVSPCSTSLNEQVPMNVAEKGSTGTSNQRPFSFQSSSQTASAPSSSHPRHARDANSSGAYRKEISEEKQIFIPNSASRSHAVKPNNIQAHSATQSSSSSVVGVYSSSTDPVHVPSPDSRSSGAVGAIKREVGVVGVRRHPPEDASKDSSGSSTLSNSLVGKDASSEAFQPFPSISRAEREVRDNHTSASESAMSGISGSRSFVSNPYGSRQHQHVLVHQKANLHNKEWKPKSSQKSSVNNPGVIGTPKKSASPPAEDAKGLDPATAKLQEKFSQVNIYENENVVIAQHIRVPENDRHGLTFGSFGVEHDSSRNFAPGFHATGVAEDSNGESAASLSVAPDTSSDDSAAGKPINIIDDQLRNSGSNSPPSGTASEHQFPDKKDASSPQNLGSYADIGMVQDNGQSYAPSEPQQQQDPPELPSFSQAYDPQTGYDLPYFRPSMDETARGQGLLSPQEALSGHAANIPASTIPMVQQQQPPVAQMYPQVHVPHYANLMPYRQFVSPIYLPQMAMPGYSSNPAFPHPSNGSSYLLMPGGSTHLGANGVKYGIQQFKPVPAGNPTGFGNFTSPSGYAINAPGVVGSATGLEDSSRTKYKDGNIYVQNQQADTSDLWMQNPREVPSLQSAAYYNMPQTPHGYMPSHTGHGSFNAAATQSTHMQFSGLYHPPQPAAMANPHHLNPAMGANVGFGVAPAAPGAQVGAYQQPQLGHLNWTTNF from the exons ATGGTAAGTGGGGCAAGAACCGAAGGGCATATCTCAGCGCGAGTGAGCAAGACAATACAATCAATCAAGGAAATAGTCGGTAATCACTCGGATGATGATATCTACGTTGCCTTGAAAGAGGCCAACATGGATCCTAATGAAACTGCCCAGAAATTGCTTCATCAAG ATACATTTCATTTAGTAAGGAGGAAGAGAGATCGGAAGAAAGAG AGCATTGGGTACCAAGGTTCCATGGATCCAAGAAAATTTTCTGAGAATGCTGGTCAAGTGATGAAATTTCGTACATATCCTGAACGTGGTTCTCGAAGAGGAGGCTATTCTCGGAATACTCTGCCTG ATGCAAGAGTCAACAGAGAGTTTCGTGTTGTGAGGGACAACAGAGTTAATCAAAATGCAAATAAAGATACGAAGCCTCCTGTGTCACCATGCTCAACTTCTTTAAATGAGCAAGTGCCCATGAATGTTGCTGAAAAGGG TTCAACTGGAACAAGCAATCAGAGACCCTTTAGTTTTCAAAGTTCATCTCAAACTGCAAGTGCACCATCCAGTTCACATCCCAGACATGCACGAGATGCAAATTCAAGTGGTGCTTATAGGAAAGAGATATCGGAGGAAAAGCAAATTTTTATTCCTAATTCTGCTTCGCGGTCGCATGCAGTGAAGCCTAATAACATTCAAGCACATTCTGCCACTCAATCATCAAGCAGCTCAGTTGTtggggtttattcctcctctacTGATCCTGTTCATGTGCCTTCTCCCGATTCCAGATCATCTGGTGCTGTTGGAGCTATCAAGCGTGAAGTTGGGGTTGTTGGTGTTCGCCGACATCCTCCTGAAGATGCTAGCAAAGATTCATCTGGATCTAGTACTCTTTCCAATTCACTTGTAGGGAAGGACGCTTCATCTGAGGCATTTCAACCTTTTCCTTCAATTTCCAGAGCAGAGCGGGAGGTCCGGGACAATCATACTAGTGCATCTGAATCTGCCATGTCTGGAATTTCTGGCAGTAGGTCATTTGTGAGCAATCCGTATGGAAGCAGGCAACATCAACATGTTTTAGTTCATCAAAAAG CAAACCTACATAACAAAGAGTGGAAACCAAAATCAAGCCAGAAGTCAAGTGTTAATAATCCTGGAGTTATTGGGACGCCTAAGAAGTCTGCTTCACCTCCTGCTGAGGATGCCAAGGGCTTGGACCCTGCAACAGCTAAATTGCAAGAGAAGTTTTCTCAAGTAAATATCTATGAAAATGAGAATGTTGTCATAGCACAGCACATTCGAGTCCCGGAGAATGATCGCCACGGACTTACTTTCGGTAGCTTTGGAGTGGAACATGATTCTTCGAGGAATTTTGCTCCTGGTTTTCATGCCACTGGTGTTGCAGAAGACTCAAATGGGGAATCTGCTGCAAG TTTGTCTGTAGCTCCTGATACTTCCAGTGATGATTCTGCTGCTGGCAAGCCCATCAACATTATAGATGATCAACTTAGAAATTCTGGATCTAACTCTCCACCCTCTGGTACTGCATCTGAGCATCAATTTCCTGATAAGAAAGATGCTTCAAGCCCCCAGAATTTGGGCAGTTATGCCGATATTGGAATGGTCCAGGACAACGGTCAATCGTATGCTCCTTCAGAGCCACAACAGCAGCAAGATCCTCCTGAATTACCCAGTTTTTCG CAGGCATATGATCCCCAAACTGGTTATGATTTACCATATTTTAGACCCTCAATGGATGAAACTGCAAGAGGACAGGGTCTACTATCTCCTCAGGAG GCCTTAAGCGGGCATGCTGCCAACATTCCTGCATCAACAATACCAATGGTGCAGCAGCAACAACCTCCAGTAGCACAGATGTATCCTCAAGTTCATGTGCCCCATTATGCTAACCTTATGCCATATCGTCAGTTTGTCTCCCCGATTTATCTGCCACAAATGGCTATGCCAGGTTATTCCAGTAACCCTGCTTTTCCACATCCATCAAATGGTAGCAGCTACTTGCTCATGCCAGGAGGTAGCACTCATCTTGGTGCAAATGGTGTTAAGTATGGGATTCAGCAGTTCAAACCAGTCCCTGCAGGCAATCCTACTGGGTTTGGCAATTTTACCAGTCCGTCTGGGTATGCAATCAATGCTCCTGGTGTAGTTGGGAGTGCAACAGGTCTTGAAGATTCATCTCGGACCAAATATAAAGATGGCAACATATATGTTCAAAATCAACAG GCTGATACATCAGATCTCTGGATGCAGAACCCAAGGGAGGTACCAAGCTTGCAATCTGCTGCATACTACAATATGCCACAAACACCACATGGTTATATGCCATCTCACACGGGCCATGGTTCTTTTAACGCTGCTGCTACACAATCTACTCACATGCAATTCTCGGGTTTGTACCATCCTCCTCAGCCTGCTGCAATGGCAAACCCACATCATCTAAACCCTGCAATGGGTGCCAATGTTGGTTTTGGGGTTGCTCCAGCAGCTCCTGGGGCTCAAGTAGGTGCTTACCAACAGCCTCAATTGGGTCATCTTAACTGGACAACAAACTTCTGA
- the LOC107913857 gene encoding GBF-interacting protein 1-like isoform X2, whose translation MVSGARTEGHISARVSKTIQSIKEIVGNHSDDDIYVALKEANMDPNETAQKLLHQDTFHLVRRKRDRKKESIGYQGSMDPRKFSENAGQVMKFRTYPERGSRRGGYSRNTLPDARVNREFRVVRDNRVNQNANKDTKPPVSPCSTSLNEQVPMNVAEKGSTGTSNQRPFSFQSSSQTASAPSSSHPRHARDANSSGAYRKEISEEKQIFIPNSASRSHAVKPNNIQAHSATQSSSSSVVGVYSSSTDPVHVPSPDSRSSGAVGAIKREVGVVGVRRHPPEDASKDSSGSSTLSNSLVGKDASSEAFQPFPSISRAEREVRDNHTSASESAMSGISGSRSFVSNPYGSRQHQHVLVHQKANLHNKEWKPKSSQKSSVNNPGVIGTPKKSASPPAEDAKGLDPATAKLQEKFSQVNIYENENVVIAQHIRVPENDRHGLTFGSFGVEHDSSRNFAPGFHATGVAEDSNGESAASLSVAPDTSSDDSAAGKPINIIDDQLRNSGSNSPPSGTASEHQFPDKKDASSPQNLGSYADIGMVQDNGQSYAPSEPQQQQDPPELPSFSAYDPQTGYDLPYFRPSMDETARGQGLLSPQEALSGHAANIPASTIPMVQQQQPPVAQMYPQVHVPHYANLMPYRQFVSPIYLPQMAMPGYSSNPAFPHPSNGSSYLLMPGGSTHLGANGVKYGIQQFKPVPAGNPTGFGNFTSPSGYAINAPGVVGSATGLEDSSRTKYKDGNIYVQNQQADTSDLWMQNPREVPSLQSAAYYNMPQTPHGYMPSHTGHGSFNAAATQSTHMQFSGLYHPPQPAAMANPHHLNPAMGANVGFGVAPAAPGAQVGAYQQPQLGHLNWTTNF comes from the exons ATGGTAAGTGGGGCAAGAACCGAAGGGCATATCTCAGCGCGAGTGAGCAAGACAATACAATCAATCAAGGAAATAGTCGGTAATCACTCGGATGATGATATCTACGTTGCCTTGAAAGAGGCCAACATGGATCCTAATGAAACTGCCCAGAAATTGCTTCATCAAG ATACATTTCATTTAGTAAGGAGGAAGAGAGATCGGAAGAAAGAG AGCATTGGGTACCAAGGTTCCATGGATCCAAGAAAATTTTCTGAGAATGCTGGTCAAGTGATGAAATTTCGTACATATCCTGAACGTGGTTCTCGAAGAGGAGGCTATTCTCGGAATACTCTGCCTG ATGCAAGAGTCAACAGAGAGTTTCGTGTTGTGAGGGACAACAGAGTTAATCAAAATGCAAATAAAGATACGAAGCCTCCTGTGTCACCATGCTCAACTTCTTTAAATGAGCAAGTGCCCATGAATGTTGCTGAAAAGGG TTCAACTGGAACAAGCAATCAGAGACCCTTTAGTTTTCAAAGTTCATCTCAAACTGCAAGTGCACCATCCAGTTCACATCCCAGACATGCACGAGATGCAAATTCAAGTGGTGCTTATAGGAAAGAGATATCGGAGGAAAAGCAAATTTTTATTCCTAATTCTGCTTCGCGGTCGCATGCAGTGAAGCCTAATAACATTCAAGCACATTCTGCCACTCAATCATCAAGCAGCTCAGTTGTtggggtttattcctcctctacTGATCCTGTTCATGTGCCTTCTCCCGATTCCAGATCATCTGGTGCTGTTGGAGCTATCAAGCGTGAAGTTGGGGTTGTTGGTGTTCGCCGACATCCTCCTGAAGATGCTAGCAAAGATTCATCTGGATCTAGTACTCTTTCCAATTCACTTGTAGGGAAGGACGCTTCATCTGAGGCATTTCAACCTTTTCCTTCAATTTCCAGAGCAGAGCGGGAGGTCCGGGACAATCATACTAGTGCATCTGAATCTGCCATGTCTGGAATTTCTGGCAGTAGGTCATTTGTGAGCAATCCGTATGGAAGCAGGCAACATCAACATGTTTTAGTTCATCAAAAAG CAAACCTACATAACAAAGAGTGGAAACCAAAATCAAGCCAGAAGTCAAGTGTTAATAATCCTGGAGTTATTGGGACGCCTAAGAAGTCTGCTTCACCTCCTGCTGAGGATGCCAAGGGCTTGGACCCTGCAACAGCTAAATTGCAAGAGAAGTTTTCTCAAGTAAATATCTATGAAAATGAGAATGTTGTCATAGCACAGCACATTCGAGTCCCGGAGAATGATCGCCACGGACTTACTTTCGGTAGCTTTGGAGTGGAACATGATTCTTCGAGGAATTTTGCTCCTGGTTTTCATGCCACTGGTGTTGCAGAAGACTCAAATGGGGAATCTGCTGCAAG TTTGTCTGTAGCTCCTGATACTTCCAGTGATGATTCTGCTGCTGGCAAGCCCATCAACATTATAGATGATCAACTTAGAAATTCTGGATCTAACTCTCCACCCTCTGGTACTGCATCTGAGCATCAATTTCCTGATAAGAAAGATGCTTCAAGCCCCCAGAATTTGGGCAGTTATGCCGATATTGGAATGGTCCAGGACAACGGTCAATCGTATGCTCCTTCAGAGCCACAACAGCAGCAAGATCCTCCTGAATTACCCAGTTTTTCG GCATATGATCCCCAAACTGGTTATGATTTACCATATTTTAGACCCTCAATGGATGAAACTGCAAGAGGACAGGGTCTACTATCTCCTCAGGAG GCCTTAAGCGGGCATGCTGCCAACATTCCTGCATCAACAATACCAATGGTGCAGCAGCAACAACCTCCAGTAGCACAGATGTATCCTCAAGTTCATGTGCCCCATTATGCTAACCTTATGCCATATCGTCAGTTTGTCTCCCCGATTTATCTGCCACAAATGGCTATGCCAGGTTATTCCAGTAACCCTGCTTTTCCACATCCATCAAATGGTAGCAGCTACTTGCTCATGCCAGGAGGTAGCACTCATCTTGGTGCAAATGGTGTTAAGTATGGGATTCAGCAGTTCAAACCAGTCCCTGCAGGCAATCCTACTGGGTTTGGCAATTTTACCAGTCCGTCTGGGTATGCAATCAATGCTCCTGGTGTAGTTGGGAGTGCAACAGGTCTTGAAGATTCATCTCGGACCAAATATAAAGATGGCAACATATATGTTCAAAATCAACAG GCTGATACATCAGATCTCTGGATGCAGAACCCAAGGGAGGTACCAAGCTTGCAATCTGCTGCATACTACAATATGCCACAAACACCACATGGTTATATGCCATCTCACACGGGCCATGGTTCTTTTAACGCTGCTGCTACACAATCTACTCACATGCAATTCTCGGGTTTGTACCATCCTCCTCAGCCTGCTGCAATGGCAAACCCACATCATCTAAACCCTGCAATGGGTGCCAATGTTGGTTTTGGGGTTGCTCCAGCAGCTCCTGGGGCTCAAGTAGGTGCTTACCAACAGCCTCAATTGGGTCATCTTAACTGGACAACAAACTTCTGA
- the LOC107914628 gene encoding protein BIG GRAIN 1-like B — MDTWDKMVREERYRTKTENPSFSSSLLDAIYRSIDESNGGGKRNEDLIFCRETSSMRKKQSNNSSSSSSFQRACMIEKWMEKKENKVFVTPKSMADFDDPVLLNSSSTSSDSSYGGGFSSSESDSFYSAKSRSSSSYHCHRLPKPIRTSTISAPKHEVFQNNFHGATQKSKHEGSFIKTKSKALKIYSDLKKVKQPISPGGRLASFLNSLFTSGNAKKTKISSSKTEQATSTCSSASSFSRSCLSTTKTPSSRGNVGTKRSVRFCLEEDSRPCGETKILHENELRTSVRKPVNKELEYRIMEENRRVAEAAKELYNSYQKKKIKEELYMRGIIYNGNEVLSDDETSAAAAIADDDDDDIASDASSDLFELDNLSAIGSNERYSEELPVYETTHLDTNRAIANGLIL; from the coding sequence ATGGATACGTGGGATAAAATGGTAAGAGAAGAACGGTATCGAACCAAGACAGAAAACCCATCTTTCTCTTCATCTCTTCTCGATGCTATCTACCGTTCAATCGACGAATCCAACGGTGGTGGTAAAAGGAACGAAGACCTGATTTTTTGCAGAGAAACCAGTTCGATGAGGAAGAAGCAAAGCAATAACAGTTCGTCGTCGTCGAGCTTTCAACGTGCTTGCATGATCGAGAAATggatggaaaagaaagaaaataaggtttTCGTTACACCAAAATCCATGGCGGATTTTGATGATCCGGTGTTGTTGAACTCGAGctccacctcctccgattccAGCTACGGCGGTGGGTTTTCATCCTCGGAGTCGGATTCTTTTTACAGTGCGAAATCAAGGTCGTCGTCTTCATACCATTGCCATAGGCTACCCAAGCCTATTCGGACCAGTACCATTTCAGCACCTAAACATGAAGTGTTCCAAAACAATTTCCATGGCGCCACTCAAAAGTCAAAGCATGAAGGTAGTTTCATAAAAACGAAATCCAAGGCCTTAAAGATTTACAGTGACCTAAAAAAGGTCAAGCAACCGATATCCCCAGGTGGTCGGCTTGCTAGCTTCCTTAACTCGTTGTTCACTTCGGGGAATGCGAAGAAGACAAAAATTTCATCGTCAAAGACCGAACAGGCAACGTCAACTTGTTCTTCAGCTTCATCGTTTTCAAGATCTTGTTTGTCGACGACAAAAACTCCATCTTCGAGAGGGAATGTCGGGACAAAGAGATCGGTCAGGTTTTGTCTTGAAGAGGATTCCAGGCCATGTGGGGAAACTAAAATCCTCCATGAAAATGAGCTTCGAACTTCCGTGAGGAAACCAGTGAACAAAGAGCTAGAGTACCGCATCATGGAAGAAAATCGTAGGGTTGCTGAAGCTGCAAAGGAGCTTTACAACAGCTACCAGAAGAAGAAGATAAAGGAAGAGTTATATATGAGAGGTATTATCTACAATGGCAATGAAGTGTTAAGCGATGATGAAACTTCCGCCGCCGCCGCCATAGCCGACGACGATGACGACGATATAGCTAGTGATGCAAGCTCGGATCTGTTTGAATTGGATAATCTGTCGGCCATTGGCAGTAATGAAAGGTACAGTGAAGAATTGCCTGTGTATGAAACAACCCATCTCGATACTAATCGAGCCATTGCTAATGGTTTGATTCTGTAA